One genomic segment of Mycoplasmopsis agalactiae PG2 includes these proteins:
- a CDS encoding site-specific DNA-methyltransferase, with translation MTMNTIKQDYIEKANALSLSNELNQDQKDLIISIINKFDDNDPALHNVYQLLIKRVKLGFVFDIAPSVNASEISLLKKDESLSFNNDNNKPANTLIIGENYDALKNLIVIERESQSETVNYDVIYIDPPYNTESSLTDGNNLSEKDEVSSSKFIYRDKFSRTGWLNMLNERLRLSHQLLKEDGVIFVSIDDSEHAYLKVLMDEIFGEENFVCNIVWQRKNTGGGSGKAGIDVETEYILIYSKNINKVNWNKKDIDSSKYTLKDQYFNERGHYKLEELDRVCSKSTFQYIKSLDYPIKAPDGQIFINHRNIENPESYRYIVGKDLFDFLNQNGFIEFKQIKKGNNIFWKASRKKYEHVYVDPKLKPYIIQKRLKGNNFSNIYNESTTTKGKQIVISILENKDFSFPKPVDLIKFLINLHPNKETRVLDFYAGSGTTGHAVMELNKEDGGNRNYTLVTNNENNIATNVCYERLYRINNGISTNNESNFDWIKKNEPYKSNLNVYNIEYYSTKLFDDNQSNMSIKNQYIKMLQDFGINTENKDSNIDILRSLTSLKPISKEDTDAIKQYTKQSR, from the coding sequence ATGACGATGAATACTATAAAACAGGATTATATAGAAAAAGCTAATGCGCTAAGCCTTAGCAATGAACTAAATCAAGATCAAAAAGATCTTATTATTTCAATCATTAATAAATTTGATGACAATGACCCAGCACTACATAATGTTTACCAACTTTTGATCAAAAGAGTAAAACTAGGCTTTGTATTTGATATTGCTCCTTCAGTTAATGCTTCTGAAATATCTTTATTAAAAAAGGATGAAAGCTTATCGTTTAATAATGATAATAATAAGCCAGCAAATACGTTAATAATTGGCGAAAACTACGATGCTCTTAAAAATCTTATAGTGATCGAGAGAGAGTCGCAGTCAGAGACTGTTAATTACGATGTAATTTATATTGATCCTCCTTATAATACTGAAAGTTCACTAACTGATGGAAATAACCTAAGTGAAAAAGATGAAGTTAGTTCATCAAAATTTATCTATCGTGATAAATTTAGTCGTACTGGTTGACTAAATATGTTAAACGAACGTTTAAGACTATCACACCAACTTTTAAAAGAAGATGGTGTTATTTTTGTTTCAATTGATGACAGCGAACATGCCTATTTGAAAGTGTTAATGGATGAAATCTTTGGTGAAGAAAATTTTGTTTGCAATATTGTATGACAGAGAAAAAATACTGGCGGAGGTTCAGGAAAAGCTGGAATTGATGTTGAAACAGAATATATATTAATATATTCAAAAAATATCAATAAGGTTAACTGAAACAAAAAAGATATAGATTCATCGAAATATACTTTAAAAGATCAATATTTCAATGAAAGAGGCCACTATAAATTAGAAGAATTAGATCGTGTTTGCTCTAAAAGTACTTTTCAATATATTAAATCACTTGATTATCCTATAAAAGCACCTGATGGTCAAATCTTTATTAATCACAGAAACATTGAAAATCCAGAATCTTACAGATACATAGTTGGTAAAGATTTATTTGATTTTCTTAATCAAAATGGCTTTATTGAATTTAAACAAATTAAAAAAGGCAATAATATTTTTTGAAAAGCATCTAGAAAAAAATATGAGCATGTATATGTAGACCCTAAGCTCAAACCTTATATTATTCAAAAAAGATTAAAGGGAAATAATTTTTCGAATATATACAATGAATCAACCACAACCAAAGGAAAACAGATTGTTATTTCAATATTAGAAAATAAGGATTTTTCATTTCCTAAGCCTGTTGATTTAATTAAATTTCTTATTAATCTACACCCTAACAAAGAAACTCGCGTTCTGGATTTTTATGCTGGTTCAGGAACAACTGGTCATGCAGTAATGGAATTAAACAAAGAAGATGGTGGAAATCGAAATTATACATTAGTAACAAATAACGAAAATAACATTGCTACAAATGTTTGTTATGAAAGACTATATCGCATTAATAATGGAATTTCTACAAATAATGAATCTAATTTTGACTGAATTAAGAAAAATGAGCCATACAAATCAAATTTAAATGTTTATAACATTGAATACTATTCAACTAAATTATTTGATGATAATCAAAGTAATATGAGTATAAAAAATCAATATATCAAAATGCTGCAAGATTTTGGAATTAACACAGAAAATAAAGATAGCAATATTGATATTCTAAGAAGTTTAACATCTTTAAAACCTATATCAAAAGAGGATACTGATGCAATTAAGCAATACACAAAACAAAGCCGTTAG